One stretch of Prunus persica cultivar Lovell chromosome G1, Prunus_persica_NCBIv2, whole genome shotgun sequence DNA includes these proteins:
- the LOC18793049 gene encoding putative disease resistance protein At1g50180 yields the protein MGGRRSYLIKITKTCFGETTEEIARNCLSELVERCAVQVGTTGSSGTMKTCRIHDLTRNLCLLKAKEESFVHNCYSLQENEATNPFTSSMVAKAAPLGKVRRLSIYLDENPDRLLSSRYETNGHERVLKIEDMKVEVELPSEIGNIIHLRFLSVRGSKMKRFPPSLARGNLKLSTLGHLQTLDVLSTEYCDLKDVAGLTSLRELNIKLANSVENLEEILKFAGSMLNRIRSLFVYIDYNSARKSSYEEQVRQIVSSCRHIYKLKLFGPTAELPKELHSYPNLAKSQLRRYGLKEDQMGILEKIPNLTTLRLINEAFEENTKILVFSKGGFPSLEFLFVYGRREITDWRVEEGAMPSLCRLHIEYCRGLTTLPDGLRYLTNLRELTITGMSKELHSRIQEDGEDFCKIQHVPSLVIGEAY from the exons ATGGGTGGCAGAAGGTCTTATCTTATTAAGATAACCAAGACATGTTTTGGGGAAACAACGGAGGAGATAGCACGCAATTGTTTAAGTGAGTTGGTGGAAAGGTGTGCGGTTCAAGTGGGAACAACTGGTTCAAGTGGGACAATGAAAACGTGTCGGATCCATGACCTTACACGAAACTTGTGTTTGTTGAAGGCAAAAGAGGAAAGCTTTGTACATAATTGCTATTCTTTGCAAGAAAATGAAGCAACTAATCCTTTTACTTCTTCTATGGTAGCCAAGGCAGCACCATTAGGGAAAGTTCGAAGACTTTCAATTTACTTGGATGAGAACCCTGATAGGTTGCTTTCATCAAGATATGAAACAAATGGCCATGAGAG AGTCTTGAAGATTGAAGATATGAAAGTAGAAGTAGAGTTGCCAAGTGAAATTGGAAATATCATCCACCTAAGGTTTCTAAGTGTGAGGGGTAGCAAAATGAAAAGGTTTCCACCATCCCTAG CAAGAGGTAACCTGAAGCTGTCTACTCTTGGTCATTTACAGACCTTAGATGTGCTTTCAACTGAGTATTGTGATTTGAAAGATGTTGCTGGATTAACCAGTCTTAGAGAACTGAACATAAAACTGGCAAACTCCGTGGAAAATCTCgaggaaattttgaaatttgcaGGCAGCATGCTAAACCGTATCCGGTCTCTATTTgtgtacattgattataactCTGCAAGGAAGAGTAGTTATGAGGAGCAGGTTAGGCAAATAGTATCAAGTTGTCGGCATATATACAAATTGAAGCTGTTTGGGCCAACCGCAGAATTGCCGAAAGAGCTCCACAGCTATCCAAACCTCGCCAAGTCACAATTGCGTAGGTATGGTCTCAAGGAGGACCAAATGGGAATACTAGAGAAGATACCAAACTTGACAACTCTACGCCTCATAAATGAAGCTTTCGAGGAGAACACAAAGATACTGGTTTTCTCCAAAGGCGGCTTTCCTTCTCTTGAATTTCTTTTCGTTTATGGCAGGCGCGAAATAACAGACTGGAGGGTAGAGGAAGGAGCCATGCCTAGTCTCTGTCGATTGCACATTGAATATTGCAGGGGATTGACGACACTTCCAGATGGGCTAAGATATCTTACTAATCTCAGGGAATTAACCATTACAGGGATGTCTAAAGAACTCCACAGTAGGATTCAGGAAGATGGAGAGGATTTCTGTAAAATTCAACATGTACCTTCCCTTGTAATTGGAGAAGCGTACTGA
- the LOC18790722 gene encoding cell number regulator 10 codes for MDVDYGHRPQQWSRGLCNCGDDICTCCISWFLPCITFGRIAEIIDEGQNSCLSHSIVYGFLLMIRCQWVYSCMYREKLRQKFGLPEEPCGDCCVHFFCEPCALCQEHAELKSRGFDPSKGWIGAPTAAPQVPSSMIK; via the exons atgGACGTTGACTATGGTCATCGCCCTCAGCAGTGGTCACGTGGTCTTTGTAACTGTGGAGACGATATTTGTACAT GTTGCATCTCATGGTTTCTCCCATGCATCACCTTTGGCCGAATCGCAGAAATCATCGACGAAGGACAAAATT cTTGCCTTTCCCATAGCATAGTGTACGGGTTCCTGTTGATGATTCGATGCCAATGGGTCTACTCATGCATGTATAGAGAGAAATTGCGCCAAAAATTTGGTCTGCCGGAGGAGCCTTGTGGTGATTGTTGTGTTCATTTCTTCTGTGAACCGTGTGCCCTCTGCCAAGAACATGCTGAGCTCAAATCTAGAGGCTTCGACCCCTCCAAAG GTTGGATTGGGGCACCAACTGCTGCTCCACAGGTGCCTTCTTCCATGATCAAATGA